In Desulforhopalus sp., a single window of DNA contains:
- a CDS encoding RNA-binding protein, whose amino-acid sequence MKIYVGNLSYGVTEEELRQALEAYGTVSSTAIIKDKTTGQSKGFGFVEMESEAEGKAAIEGLNGKELKGRAIVVNEARPRPEGSGSRGGGRGGPGGGRSGPGGGRGGSGGGRGGPGGSGGYRGGQGGGRSQG is encoded by the coding sequence ATGAAGATTTACGTGGGGAATTTGTCGTACGGCGTCACTGAGGAAGAATTGCGGCAGGCCCTCGAGGCCTATGGAACGGTGAGTTCCACCGCCATAATTAAGGATAAAACGACCGGGCAGTCAAAAGGCTTCGGTTTTGTGGAAATGGAGTCGGAGGCCGAAGGCAAGGCGGCAATAGAAGGACTGAACGGCAAGGAATTGAAAGGCCGGGCAATTGTGGTCAATGAGGCACGGCCGCGACCGGAAGGCAGCGGCAGCCGTGGCGGTGGCCGTGGCGGCCCAGGCGGTGGACGCAGTGGCCCCGGCGGCGGTAGGGGTGGCTCCGGCGGCGGCCGGGGAGGACCAGGCGGCTCGGGAGGATATCGGGGTGGCCAAGGGGGCGGCCGTTCCCAGGGGTAA
- a CDS encoding phosphatidylserine decarboxylase, with amino-acid sequence MTQSLHTHQFIERTSRQVVTEKPIGDRSVRFLYHSLRESAPIMFRMLTSARTSSLLAFCNYDLPSNIRRDGRYLFESIGADWRECFEPLSYYDSHRKVFERRIRYWETRPMSAAPNCVASPADARILIGSLADTSAIFIKEKLFDPQELIGAACPWGERFLGGDFAVFRLTPEKYHYNHLPVSGRVETIYGIDGQYHSCNPSALIAMASLYSKNRRVVTIIDTDVPGGSQVGLVAMVEIVALMIGDLAQTYSTEGYADPRQLEPGMFVRRGCPKSLFRPGSSTTVLFFEADRIAFASDLVGNSRRQDVQSRYSNRFGRPLVETDVLVRSTIAGPATKTPAIGKAL; translated from the coding sequence ATGACCCAGTCGCTCCACACCCACCAGTTCATCGAACGGACATCCCGGCAAGTCGTTACCGAAAAACCGATCGGCGACCGCAGCGTTCGTTTTCTCTACCATAGCCTGCGCGAGAGCGCGCCGATCATGTTCAGGATGCTGACCTCGGCCAGGACATCGAGCCTACTTGCCTTCTGCAATTATGACCTGCCATCCAATATCAGGCGCGACGGCCGGTATCTTTTTGAAAGTATCGGCGCCGACTGGCGGGAGTGTTTCGAGCCGCTGTCTTACTACGATTCACACCGCAAGGTCTTCGAACGGCGGATTCGCTATTGGGAAACCCGGCCGATGAGCGCCGCCCCGAACTGCGTCGCCAGCCCCGCCGATGCGCGGATCCTCATCGGCAGTCTCGCCGATACCTCGGCAATCTTTATCAAGGAAAAGCTGTTCGATCCCCAGGAACTCATCGGCGCTGCCTGCCCCTGGGGTGAACGGTTTCTCGGCGGGGATTTTGCCGTCTTCCGCCTCACTCCGGAAAAGTACCACTACAACCATCTGCCGGTCAGCGGCCGGGTGGAGACCATCTACGGTATCGACGGCCAGTACCATTCCTGCAACCCCTCGGCCCTGATCGCCATGGCCTCGCTGTATTCGAAAAACCGGCGGGTGGTGACGATTATTGATACCGATGTGCCCGGCGGATCACAGGTCGGCCTGGTGGCGATGGTTGAAATCGTTGCCCTGATGATCGGCGATCTTGCCCAGACCTACAGCACCGAGGGCTACGCCGACCCGCGGCAACTGGAGCCCGGCATGTTTGTCAGAAGGGGCTGTCCGAAAAGCCTGTTTCGTCCGGGAAGTTCGACCACCGTGCTGTTTTTCGAGGCGGACCGGATAGCCTTTGCAAGCGACCTGGTCGGCAATTCCCGGCGCCAGGATGTGCAGAGCCGCTACAGCAACCGCTTCGGCAGGCCGCTCGTTGAAACCGATGTCCTGGTCCGGTCAACCATCGCCGGACCCGCAACAAAAACTCCGGCAATAGGAAAGGCCCTATGA
- a CDS encoding prolipoprotein diacylglyceryl transferase has protein sequence MIDPLFIAGLGCVLACYLGWAFKHLPGERWQMLAVVPTGKNWENRWRGTNLTYYGFFIATSQLLALTLLLVLLGAMQVSIAGAMLAVLIILAACLPAARLVAMAVEGKRHTFTVGGASCIGILLAPPVVQVVQGLVADRGGFLPVIPVLAAMSIAYTLGEGLGRLGCISFGCCYGKPVKDCHWLLQRLFARRNFIFYGATKKASYEGQLSGERLIPIQAITSVLYTSAALAGSLLFLSGAFTWALILTITTTQFWRIASETMRADFRGFGKISAYQVMGAISVVYMVMVACILPAPDASNPEIINGFPVLWNPLVILALQGLWLVFFLVFGRSTITTATISFDLIRKHI, from the coding sequence ATGATCGACCCTCTTTTTATTGCAGGCCTCGGCTGCGTCCTCGCCTGCTATCTCGGCTGGGCGTTTAAACATCTGCCGGGGGAACGCTGGCAGATGCTGGCGGTCGTGCCAACCGGCAAAAACTGGGAAAACCGCTGGCGGGGAACCAATCTTACCTACTACGGTTTTTTCATCGCCACCAGCCAACTCCTCGCCCTAACCCTGCTCCTCGTTCTTCTGGGCGCGATGCAGGTCTCCATTGCCGGGGCCATGCTGGCGGTGCTGATCATTCTCGCAGCCTGCCTGCCGGCGGCCCGGCTCGTGGCCATGGCTGTCGAGGGAAAGCGCCATACCTTCACCGTCGGCGGCGCCTCGTGCATCGGCATCCTCCTCGCTCCCCCGGTGGTCCAGGTCGTGCAAGGGCTGGTTGCTGACCGGGGAGGTTTTTTACCGGTTATCCCGGTGCTGGCGGCGATGTCCATCGCCTATACCCTGGGCGAGGGCCTGGGTAGACTGGGCTGCATCAGTTTCGGCTGCTGTTACGGTAAGCCGGTCAAGGACTGCCACTGGCTGCTGCAGCGCCTTTTTGCCCGGAGGAATTTCATCTTCTATGGGGCAACCAAGAAAGCCTCCTATGAAGGGCAGCTCAGCGGGGAAAGACTGATTCCCATCCAGGCAATCACCAGTGTCCTCTATACCTCGGCCGCCCTGGCCGGCAGCCTGCTGTTCCTGAGCGGCGCCTTCACCTGGGCACTCATCCTGACCATTACCACCACCCAGTTCTGGCGCATCGCCTCGGAGACCATGCGTGCCGATTTTCGCGGCTTCGGCAAAATCTCGGCGTATCAGGTCATGGGAGCTATCAGCGTTGTGTATATGGTCATGGTGGCCTGCATTCTTCCGGCGCCGGACGCCAGCAACCCGGAGATTATCAACGGTTTTCCGGTGCTGTGGAACCCCCTGGTCATCCTCGCCCTGCAGGGCCTCTGGCTGGTGTTTTTCCTGGTCTTCGGCCGCAGCACGATTACCACGGCAACCATTTCCTTCGACCTTATTCGCAAACATATCTAA